One window of Hyphomicrobiales bacterium genomic DNA carries:
- a CDS encoding transglutaminase-like cysteine peptidase, with protein MSSKQAKAYLERASKRQQKARPPRATLNRSPRQAARHPPVRLTSKRWAELTSVNRRVNRSLIARSDGASHAGLDVWSVSGRYGDCEDFAIRKRDALIRLGWSAHAVLMTVAKTSAGEPHAVLIARTDKGDFVLDNLRPQVTAWQDVPYRWVKRQSQDDPSKWVRLTGG; from the coding sequence ATGAGTTCCAAGCAAGCCAAGGCCTATCTGGAGCGCGCATCCAAGAGGCAACAAAAGGCGAGGCCGCCGCGTGCCACGTTGAATCGAAGCCCGCGGCAGGCGGCGCGCCACCCGCCGGTAAGGCTCACTTCAAAAAGATGGGCGGAGCTTACCAGCGTCAATCGCCGTGTGAATCGATCCCTCATCGCCCGGTCGGACGGGGCGAGCCATGCCGGTCTGGATGTCTGGTCGGTCTCCGGGCGCTATGGCGATTGCGAGGATTTTGCGATTCGCAAGCGCGATGCCTTAATCCGTCTCGGATGGTCCGCGCACGCCGTGCTGATGACCGTGGCGAAGACCAGCGCGGGCGAGCCGCACGCCGTTCTCATCGCGCGCACCGACAAGGGCGATTTCGTGCTCGACAATTTGCGCCCGCAGGTCACGGCTTGGCAAGACGTTCCCTATCGCTGGGTAAAGCGCCAGTCACAAGACGATCCGAGCAAATGGGTCCGGCTAACCGGCGGGTAG
- a CDS encoding metallophosphoesterase family protein, translating into MNGDRSHVPEGLRIYAIGDIHGRLDLLTDMHERIVADAATAGDKQFIQVFLGDYVDRGPNAKGVIDWLLSPAATDWKRICLKGNHEAILLDFLKDPEVLKIWRQYGGLETLHSYGVKLGSLRSEDAPQALLLDFVSSLPAAHFSFLSSLPLSVTFGDYFFTHAGVHPGRSLDDQRDEDLLWIRDAFLDSTADFGKIVVHGHSPKEQPELLPNRINIDTGAYLTGRLTCLVLEGAERRFL; encoded by the coding sequence ATGAATGGAGACAGATCCCACGTGCCTGAAGGGCTTCGCATCTATGCCATCGGAGACATTCACGGCAGGCTCGACCTGTTGACCGACATGCATGAGAGGATCGTTGCTGACGCCGCAACGGCCGGCGACAAGCAGTTCATTCAGGTCTTTCTCGGCGACTATGTGGATCGTGGTCCGAACGCCAAGGGCGTCATTGATTGGTTGCTGAGCCCCGCTGCTACCGATTGGAAGCGGATTTGCCTCAAGGGTAACCACGAGGCCATCTTGCTTGACTTTCTGAAGGACCCCGAAGTCCTGAAGATCTGGCGGCAATATGGCGGCCTGGAGACGCTGCATTCCTACGGTGTAAAGCTTGGCAGCCTGCGCAGCGAGGATGCGCCGCAAGCGCTCCTGCTTGACTTTGTATCGAGTTTGCCAGCGGCGCATTTCTCGTTCCTGTCGAGTCTGCCGTTATCGGTCACGTTCGGCGATTATTTCTTCACCCATGCGGGGGTACACCCAGGCAGGTCATTGGATGACCAGAGGGATGAGGACCTGTTGTGGATTCGCGACGCGTTTCTCGACAGCACGGCCGATTTCGGCAAGATCGTCGTGCACGGCCATTCGCCGAAGGAGCAGCCAGAGCTGCTCCCCAACCGCATCAACATCGACACCGGCGCATACCTCACCGGCCGCCTCACATGCCTAGTGCTCGAGGGTGCCGAACGCCGTTTCTTGTGA